A section of the Pseudomonas lini genome encodes:
- a CDS encoding 3-hydroxyacyl-CoA dehydrogenase NAD-binding domain-containing protein has product MSESLMVSYEVEGVVAVITVNNPPVNALTPEMRGSIIDAVAHANADPAVAAIVLMGGGQNFIAGADIRQFGKARTITTRMSAAALDAGAKPTVAAIHGYALGGGLEHALACHYRIALPAAKLGLPEVALGLIPGGGGTQRLPRLVGAAVATDLLVSSRHVHAVEALKIGLISQIVPGTQSQELRDAAVSYAKAVAQAQPQRVRDLVLEPMDATTMDVLQAARREAAKKSPHNKAPQYAIDCIEAAFSLSFDEALEVESRLFSELEGSDVAKALRYAFFAEREAAKVPDAPPGFKPAGVTSAAVIGAGTMGAGIAICFADAGIVVKLLEASAEALDRGLQRIRDIYAVKVKRGRMTVEEMDACLQFVQPVSHYEEIGDCDVVVEAVFERIDLKKDVFTKLDAVMKPGALLLTNSSAIDINVMANMTGRPQYVAGAHFFAPANAMKLCEIVKGDQTSIETVVRAMKMGRDLKKVCAVSGTCDGFAANRSRAPLVTEMMLLLEEGARPEQIDRVMVEFGYPMGPFAVSDLSGLDVSYDTRKRRAAADPQYRKLHVPDRMVELGRKGQKNGVGWYRYEEGGRTPRHDEEVMRIIATVAHELGTPQRTFTDSEILKRLLFASINEACKILDEGKAYRASDIDVMWLYGFGFPRHRGGLLYWADTIGAKEIHLQVQQWHEQYGRRWTPSPLLSKAANEGLSLRELKSVI; this is encoded by the coding sequence ATGAGCGAAAGCCTGATGGTCAGTTACGAAGTCGAAGGCGTTGTGGCCGTAATCACAGTCAACAATCCGCCCGTCAACGCCCTGACTCCCGAGATGAGAGGGAGCATCATTGACGCCGTTGCCCATGCGAACGCCGACCCGGCTGTCGCGGCGATCGTGTTGATGGGGGGCGGTCAGAATTTCATCGCGGGTGCTGATATTCGACAGTTTGGCAAGGCGAGAACAATCACTACCCGCATGAGCGCCGCGGCACTTGACGCCGGCGCCAAGCCGACTGTCGCGGCTATTCATGGATATGCGCTGGGAGGCGGTCTCGAGCACGCCCTCGCTTGCCATTACCGGATTGCATTGCCCGCAGCCAAGCTCGGATTGCCCGAGGTCGCTCTCGGGTTGATACCGGGAGGCGGCGGTACGCAGCGCTTGCCGAGGCTGGTCGGGGCTGCCGTAGCCACCGATTTGCTCGTCTCAAGCCGCCATGTCCATGCCGTCGAAGCATTGAAGATCGGGCTTATCTCCCAGATTGTTCCAGGAACACAAAGCCAAGAGCTTCGTGATGCCGCCGTAAGCTATGCAAAGGCCGTGGCGCAGGCTCAACCGCAGCGCGTACGCGATTTGGTGCTCGAACCGATGGATGCGACAACCATGGATGTGCTGCAAGCGGCACGCCGCGAAGCAGCCAAAAAGTCTCCTCACAACAAAGCGCCACAGTACGCGATCGACTGTATCGAAGCAGCTTTCAGCCTGTCGTTTGATGAGGCTCTAGAGGTTGAGAGCCGCTTGTTTTCTGAGCTGGAGGGGTCTGATGTTGCCAAGGCACTTCGCTATGCATTTTTTGCTGAGCGTGAGGCTGCCAAGGTTCCGGATGCGCCCCCGGGTTTCAAGCCTGCTGGTGTGACGTCCGCTGCGGTGATCGGCGCGGGAACAATGGGCGCGGGTATTGCCATTTGCTTCGCTGACGCAGGCATTGTGGTGAAGCTCCTGGAAGCGAGTGCCGAAGCACTGGACAGGGGCCTGCAGCGCATACGTGACATCTACGCCGTAAAGGTCAAGCGCGGACGCATGACCGTGGAAGAGATGGATGCGTGCCTTCAGTTTGTCCAGCCTGTCTCCCACTACGAAGAAATCGGCGACTGCGATGTCGTGGTTGAAGCGGTGTTTGAACGGATAGATTTGAAGAAGGACGTATTCACCAAACTCGATGCCGTGATGAAGCCTGGCGCGCTGTTGCTGACGAACTCTTCCGCGATTGATATCAACGTCATGGCCAACATGACAGGCCGACCGCAGTACGTCGCCGGCGCTCATTTCTTCGCTCCCGCGAACGCGATGAAACTGTGCGAAATCGTGAAGGGTGATCAAACCTCGATCGAGACAGTTGTGCGGGCCATGAAGATGGGCCGCGATCTTAAAAAAGTCTGTGCGGTCTCCGGGACGTGCGATGGCTTCGCGGCAAATCGCAGTCGCGCGCCGCTGGTCACGGAAATGATGCTACTGCTTGAGGAGGGAGCACGCCCTGAGCAGATCGACAGGGTCATGGTTGAATTTGGCTATCCGATGGGGCCGTTCGCTGTGAGCGATCTGTCCGGTCTGGATGTCAGCTATGACACGCGCAAGCGTCGCGCGGCAGCTGACCCTCAATACAGGAAGCTCCATGTCCCGGATCGGATGGTCGAGCTGGGCCGCAAGGGCCAGAAAAATGGGGTCGGATGGTATCGCTATGAAGAAGGTGGCCGCACACCTCGTCACGATGAAGAAGTGATGCGGATCATCGCGACCGTCGCCCATGAGCTTGGCACGCCTCAGCGTACCTTTACCGACAGTGAAATCCTCAAACGTCTGTTATTCGCCTCGATCAACGAGGCCTGCAAGATCCTGGATGAAGGCAAGGCATATCGAGCCAGTGACATTGATGTCATGTGGTTGTACGGCTTTGGATTTCCTCGCCATCGAGGAGGGCTGCTGTACTGGGCTGACACGATCGGGGCCAAGGAAATCCATCTGCAAGTGCAGCAATGGCATGAGCAATACGGCAGGCGTTGGACTCCTAGTCCGCTGCTGTCGAAAGCGGCCAATGAAGGGCTGTCCCTGAGAGAGCTGAAATCAGTCATATGA
- a CDS encoding rubredoxin — MSEGEFKIWQCILCGFMYDEAEGIPEEGIPAGTRWEDVPQDWICPECSATKLDFEMVEI; from the coding sequence TTGTCCGAGGGCGAATTCAAAATTTGGCAATGCATTTTATGCGGCTTCATGTATGACGAAGCCGAAGGTATTCCGGAAGAGGGCATACCTGCCGGAACTCGGTGGGAAGATGTTCCCCAGGATTGGATTTGCCCTGAGTGTTCGGCGACGAAGCTGGACTTCGAGATGGTCGAGATTTGA
- a CDS encoding NAD-dependent succinate-semialdehyde dehydrogenase codes for MSIETNNNVIADADHPRVGLFIDGEWIFDRPSCFEVLDPSTEASLTSVPGATTADLERVLAAAERGFRIWRDTPAAERNIIISRAIAGVRARSEEIAQIITRENGKLIADARAEVERSASFFDWDMAQALRAYGTIVPGEAQMQKSILRQPIGPVAAFTPWNVPLSAPSRKISGALCAGCSIILKAPEETPGAAVAMVQCFERAGLPKGVLNLVFGNPALVSSTLIESPVTRMVTLTGSVAVGKHLSQLAGAAMKPVLMELGGHAPVIVCEGVNAAEIGKMALKSKIRINAQWCAAPGRFLVHESIYDEFVAAFVATADQVRVANGMDTKSDMGPVTSVRRLAAMQHFVDDALARGGKVAVGGHRVGERGYYFAPTLLVDTPLDCAIMTDEPFGPVAVAVRFSTLEEAIEISNSLSVGLAAFAFTNSLEQAERLSRELDVGVLSINHFGAPDPDTPFGGVKDSGIGREGGPWSLDSYMVSKTVLQKTARV; via the coding sequence ATGTCCATTGAAACCAATAATAATGTCATCGCCGATGCTGATCATCCGCGCGTCGGCCTCTTCATCGACGGTGAATGGATTTTCGACCGCCCCTCTTGCTTTGAAGTGTTGGACCCCAGCACCGAAGCATCGCTCACCAGCGTTCCTGGGGCCACGACCGCTGACCTGGAACGCGTGTTGGCCGCCGCTGAGCGGGGGTTCAGAATCTGGCGGGACACACCAGCGGCTGAGCGTAATATCATCATCAGTCGTGCCATCGCAGGCGTGCGTGCACGTTCCGAAGAAATCGCGCAGATCATCACCCGAGAGAACGGCAAATTAATTGCAGATGCGCGTGCGGAGGTGGAGCGTTCGGCGAGCTTCTTCGATTGGGACATGGCACAGGCCCTGCGAGCCTACGGGACCATCGTTCCGGGCGAAGCCCAAATGCAGAAATCGATTCTTCGTCAGCCAATCGGTCCAGTTGCGGCGTTCACGCCATGGAATGTGCCGCTGAGCGCGCCGTCGCGAAAGATCAGCGGTGCACTGTGCGCCGGGTGCTCCATCATTTTGAAAGCCCCAGAAGAAACCCCTGGCGCGGCAGTAGCCATGGTTCAGTGCTTCGAGCGAGCCGGTTTGCCCAAGGGCGTATTGAATCTGGTGTTTGGCAACCCGGCGCTAGTGTCCTCGACCCTGATCGAGTCGCCAGTGACCCGCATGGTGACCCTGACGGGGTCGGTGGCAGTCGGCAAGCATTTGAGCCAGCTGGCGGGTGCGGCCATGAAGCCGGTGCTGATGGAGCTCGGCGGCCATGCCCCGGTCATCGTTTGCGAAGGGGTCAATGCCGCGGAAATCGGCAAGATGGCACTCAAGAGCAAAATTCGGATCAACGCTCAGTGGTGTGCTGCGCCAGGTCGTTTCCTGGTACACGAGAGCATCTACGACGAGTTCGTCGCTGCGTTTGTGGCAACCGCCGATCAGGTACGTGTGGCCAACGGCATGGATACGAAGTCTGACATGGGGCCGGTCACCAGTGTCCGGCGCCTCGCCGCGATGCAGCATTTTGTCGATGACGCATTGGCGCGTGGCGGCAAGGTTGCCGTGGGTGGGCATCGTGTAGGTGAGCGTGGTTATTATTTTGCGCCGACTCTGCTGGTCGACACTCCACTGGATTGCGCCATCATGACCGATGAGCCTTTTGGTCCGGTCGCTGTCGCGGTTCGTTTCTCGACCCTTGAGGAGGCCATCGAGATTTCCAACAGTCTATCCGTGGGTTTGGCTGCTTTTGCGTTCACCAATTCACTGGAACAGGCTGAACGATTGAGTCGTGAGCTGGATGTTGGAGTCCTGTCGATTAACCATTTCGGTGCGCCGGATCCTGACACGCCGTTTGGCGGTGTGAAGGACAGTGGTATTGGAAGAGAGGGGGGGCCGTGGAGCCTGGACTCCTACATGGTCAGCAAGACCGTGCTACAGAAAACTGCTCGCGTCTGA
- a CDS encoding MFS transporter: protein MSAHSGRLPMIGLLALSTTAFLTILTETMPAAVLPAMSESLEQPPAGIGLLVSIYALASAAAAIPIVALTRSLPRKSLYIMLVLSFAVANGITAISTSYALTVASRVVAGLAAGVVWPVICGYAIRLVDRKDMGRAVAITLAGSTVAMVAGLPLGSMLGSLLGWRFSYGLLSLLALLVIVWVLLVVPPMPGEERKDGTSIHDVIRTPGLRVILLSAFCAILAHYTLYTYMAPLAEKTRLSGGTAQGLFLFGTGAILGVLIAGRFVDTRLRLIATTALTCTAVTMVVLIAAPYQMIASAAIFVWGASFGGMPTVFQSATGRVAEDNAELATAILTTIYNLGIFGGGAVGGLLLSYFGIVSLSGFALLIVSASLVVVMGGRCHAFPRQ from the coding sequence ATGAGTGCCCATAGTGGTCGCCTGCCTATGATCGGGCTACTTGCCCTGTCCACTACAGCGTTTCTCACCATTCTGACCGAGACGATGCCGGCAGCGGTTCTGCCTGCGATGTCGGAGAGCCTTGAACAGCCCCCCGCTGGTATCGGTTTATTGGTTTCCATCTATGCATTGGCCTCCGCTGCAGCCGCAATCCCCATTGTGGCGCTCACTCGAAGTCTGCCTCGCAAATCGTTGTACATCATGCTCGTGCTGAGCTTTGCAGTGGCTAACGGTATTACCGCCATCTCGACGTCTTATGCGCTGACGGTCGCGTCACGGGTGGTGGCTGGCCTGGCCGCAGGAGTTGTCTGGCCGGTCATCTGTGGTTATGCCATCCGCTTGGTCGATCGCAAAGACATGGGACGGGCTGTCGCGATTACCCTGGCGGGGAGTACCGTGGCCATGGTCGCCGGTTTGCCCCTGGGTAGCATGCTGGGCTCATTGCTTGGATGGCGTTTCAGCTATGGATTGCTTTCGCTGCTCGCGCTGCTTGTCATCGTTTGGGTTTTGCTGGTCGTGCCGCCCATGCCGGGAGAGGAGCGCAAGGACGGCACTTCGATTCATGACGTCATTCGCACCCCGGGGTTGAGAGTGATCTTGCTGTCGGCTTTTTGCGCGATCCTGGCTCATTACACGCTGTACACCTATATGGCGCCGCTCGCGGAAAAAACCAGGCTGTCAGGCGGGACCGCTCAGGGCCTGTTTCTGTTCGGTACGGGCGCCATCCTGGGCGTACTGATCGCCGGACGTTTCGTCGATACGAGGCTGCGGCTTATAGCGACCACCGCGTTGACGTGCACAGCTGTGACGATGGTTGTTCTGATAGCGGCTCCGTATCAAATGATCGCTTCGGCTGCGATATTTGTGTGGGGGGCTTCGTTCGGCGGCATGCCTACTGTTTTCCAATCAGCGACGGGGCGGGTGGCAGAAGATAATGCGGAGCTGGCAACGGCGATATTGACGACCATCTACAACTTGGGGATTTTTGGCGGAGGTGCCGTAGGTGGTTTGCTCCTAAGCTACTTCGGGATAGTAAGTCTCTCGGGGTTTGCGCTGCTCATCGTTAGCGCTTCCCTCGTGGTGGTTATGGGAGGGAGGTGTCACGCCTTTCCACGGCAGTAA
- a CDS encoding antibiotic biosynthesis monooxygenase family protein — protein MNIAAVNTLEIRVIEEVDQHFEQRLKAYAETFEKVHGCLGYSVIRSSRDPGLWVFSGYWSAASMMTEHFESESMTALVNHLVTSCSNLTFASFTPQIGRGPHDEA, from the coding sequence ATGAATATCGCCGCAGTTAATACCTTGGAGATTCGAGTGATCGAAGAGGTTGACCAACACTTTGAACAGCGTTTAAAGGCGTACGCGGAGACTTTTGAAAAAGTACACGGATGCCTGGGCTATAGCGTGATTCGCAGCTCCCGCGATCCTGGTTTGTGGGTCTTCAGTGGCTACTGGAGCGCGGCATCGATGATGACTGAGCACTTTGAGAGTGAGTCGATGACGGCGTTGGTCAATCATTTGGTAACGTCATGTTCCAACCTGACGTTTGCCAGTTTCACGCCCCAAATCGGAAGGGGACCGCACGATGAAGCTTGA
- a CDS encoding LysR family transcriptional regulator, whose protein sequence is MKLDEALFTAIDLNALFILLVVYRERGVTRAAERLNVKQPAVSNTLAKLRVHFKDPLFIRRSKELVPTAKANEIVRGLAPALMRIQDVIRPSGG, encoded by the coding sequence ATGAAGCTTGATGAAGCGCTATTTACGGCGATCGATCTCAATGCCTTGTTCATTCTCTTGGTGGTCTATCGCGAGCGAGGCGTGACGCGGGCAGCCGAACGACTGAACGTAAAGCAGCCAGCGGTGAGCAATACGCTGGCGAAACTGCGCGTCCACTTTAAAGACCCCTTGTTTATCCGACGTTCGAAGGAGCTGGTGCCCACGGCCAAGGCCAACGAAATCGTGCGGGGGTTGGCGCCGGCATTGATGAGGATCCAGGACGTTATACGCCCCTCTGGAGGATGA
- a CDS encoding cupin domain-containing protein, translating into MRITFAVSVLSATLMISSSLHAADEPENTMQIARNGEQPSVLGSSSNFVGTVRVDPLFAARPPSRVTAGAVTFQPGARSAWHTHPAGQNLIVTAGVGWIQQEGGEKIVIRPGDVIWTPPGVKHWHGATNSTGLTHLAIQEVQDGKNVEWLEPVTDEQYGHLQ; encoded by the coding sequence ATGAGAATAACGTTTGCCGTGTCAGTGCTTAGCGCAACCTTAATGATTTCAAGTTCGTTGCACGCTGCCGATGAGCCTGAGAACACGATGCAAATTGCCAGAAACGGGGAGCAACCTTCTGTCCTGGGCTCCTCCAGCAATTTCGTCGGCACCGTCAGGGTTGATCCATTATTTGCAGCGCGACCGCCATCAAGGGTTACGGCAGGTGCTGTAACCTTTCAACCAGGGGCCCGATCAGCTTGGCACACTCATCCTGCGGGCCAGAATCTGATTGTCACGGCCGGCGTTGGATGGATCCAGCAAGAAGGGGGGGAGAAAATCGTCATCAGGCCTGGCGATGTGATTTGGACACCTCCGGGTGTAAAGCATTGGCATGGGGCCACGAACTCCACCGGCTTGACGCATTTGGCAATTCAAGAGGTACAGGACGGGAAAAATGTCGAGTGGCTGGAACCGGTTACTGATGAGCAGTACGGGCACTTGCAATGA